The Lathyrus oleraceus cultivar Zhongwan6 chromosome 5, CAAS_Psat_ZW6_1.0, whole genome shotgun sequence genome includes the window TTAGTTCTAAGTGTTAAAGACTATACACGAGACAATGCATAGAGATACTTAAAAAGAAAATATGACATTTATAGGATTAAATACTTATGTTAAAATTAGTATTTGTACACTATAAATATATCATATTATAGTTTATTTTTAAGCTCCTTTATAAATGGTCATATTTAACCTTTTtaacaaaaacaattaaatttgCTAATAGAAAATATTTGACAAACCATTATTCAAATTTTTTTTAGAGAGATTATAAACAAAAATTGtataatttataaaaataaaagtTTTATTTAACTTTTCTTTGAATAAAAAAAGAGGGCAAAGCCCAAAAAAAGAAGCTGCAAACAAACCCCCTAAAAAAAGTTATTCGTTGGAGTCATCATCGTTGGAGTCATCATCTAAGAGGGACTTAATATGATTAGGCATTGAATCATAAAAGATACTATTATTGTCTAGGTAGCCTCCATCATTTGTAAGAGCATCAATACATTTATTAGCTTCCGATAAAAGTGAATGATTTGAACCTCATCATGAATGACAATGAGCTTTCAGATTTGTCTTAACAACACATGCCCATCAATACTACTAGAGCCTCCTTTCTCTAAAGCCTTCATAATTGCCAAAGAGTCGTCATTGAACTCCACTTTATTTCGTCCAAGCCTATGAGTGTAATTAAGCCATTAAAAACTCCCCATAAATCGATAACAAACGCACTACAACTATCAAGATGTTTAGCGAAACCACCAATCCAATTTCCTCTATTGTTTCGGATAACACCACCACAAACTGCCCGATTAAGATCTATACAAGCTCCGTCTGTATTAAGCTTAACCGTGTTATTCTGTGATGGCTTCTAACCAATCAAATCCACCATTCTCTCACCCTTGGAAATCACATCATTTTGTCTCCATGCATTCTCATAATTCTTCACCATTTGCGCCACGTGTTATCCTGGGTTGAAATATCAATTAAAGTCTTTCATCATGCTCCTCTTTATTCCTCCACATTCAAACACAATGACATGCCACATTCCAATATTCACTCCAACTTTTAGGATAACTATAATTGGAATCAAGATTCAATGTAATCTGAGTTGTTAGATCAACTTGTAAGAAAACATCAAAAATATTATTTGGAATCTTGTTTGCCGAAACTTGCATAACACTTAGGCAATCTCTAAAGGAATGCATAGTAGTTTCAACACTCCTTCCACAAAGCTTGCACGTGGCTTGACTAATCCCCATTCTACTTTTGTTGTAATTGGTAAGCAATATATCATGAGCCAACATCCAAATGAATTACCAAACTCTCTCTGGAACATTAAGCCTCAAAATTTTCTTCCAACCAATTCTCACCCCTTATGCACGATTTCATCATAAATTTTTCATATGCGTTTTGTGCTAGAATTTAGGCACATACTTGATGGGGTCATACATTTTCTTATAGATTGCAGTCACGCTATGTAGCACGATATCCCAAAAAAGTCCCAAAAGTTACATGAGCATGTTTGTTTTACCAAGTCCACTATAAATTTATCAATAAATAAGACATGTGTAACTTGAAATTTTAACCTCCCTACATATGTTGCAGTCCAACTTGCTATTTGTTTTCTATTTATCTATCTAATCTCCTAAATGGTTTATACATTATCTCTCCCTTATACTCATCTACCTTTTTCCTAAGTGTGGCAAATCTTTCCAAAAGATAATTCCTTATCCACTCAAATATGATTGTTATTGGTTTGTCCCTTTGTAACAAAATATTTGCATTGAAATACTCACTTAAATATTTCATTAAAACATTACACCATTTAGTTTTGGAAATAGCCTTTAACCATTCATAAGCCTCTAAACTGACCTCAGTGATTTGAAGTATCTTAGCTTCTTGTACTTCAAACTATGTTGCCTTTGCTGCAGCCATCATGAGATCTCTAAACAAAGTTTCTTCTCTAAACTTATTCTTTATATTAGCATACAAATGCCTAATACATAATCTGCATTCAAATCCTAGGTACTGCTCCTAAAAAAATTGAATCAAACCCTTCAATAATAAGAAAGTCATTCAGTTTTAAAAACATAACAAATGAGATAAATAACATAGTTAGTAAGAGTAAGACTTACCTTTTAATGATCAGAAATGAAACAACATCTAGTTTCACCAATGCCTTCAAGAAGCAACTTAATAAACCAGCTCCAAGAGTCCTTAGTTTCATTCCCAACAACTCCAAAAGCAACATGCAAGTACTGATCATTAGGCTCTCTCCCAACAACAATTAGTAATATTCTACAATATTTGTGCTTTAGATGACATACACCCAAACATATAAATCGTGTACATGCTTTTTTCAAAGCCTTATTTGTCCCATCAAAACAAATGTAACACCTTTCAAACCTTGGTTGCAACCCTAGTGCTGGACAATCAATATTGACCTTGAAATTGTTTCAAGATGAAGCCCTTCTCAATTCAACACCATATAACCATAACAAGCTATATTTCTTGAAAGAATTCCCTTTGATAATTTGTCTAGTAATTCACCTAGCCTTAAAATCTCTACAACCATGGATTTCAATTGCATACTCCAGTCTCACATTTGTTGCCACCTCATTGAACTTCATCTTGGTATTGTTCTTCAACCTATTAACAATCACTTTTGCAACCCAATCTGTTTCAGCACTTTTATTGAATAATTGTCTTCCACATTTGTGCTTGTGAAACAATGTCTTAATTCTAAATGTCGTGTATGTTAAAACTCTACTGCATAAGACAATGTTGTTACAATGTTTATTGTGCTTACAAACCACCTTACACCTATTTGcatcattttttttaatttgacATCCCAACCATTCAAGACATTATGATATAGTATAAAATTCTTGAACTATTTCAATGAGGAAAACTCTATTCCAACCTTAAAAATAAAATCCTTTGTAATTTCATATTCTTCATTGAATCTAATCACACTAGATCTATCATCACAACTATCATCATCTTCCCCATTGTCAAGTTCATCAGCCATATAGTCTTCTTCAATTATATGTTTCCTACCCATCTCTTATGTGATAAAGACATTGTTGGATGGTTTACTATGGCATCACCATCAACAAAAGGTGTTATTGTAGGTTGGCCTTCATCAACACCTTCATCAAAACCTCCATCCAAACCTTTATCAAAACCATTCATCCTCTCCTCCTCACTATCATCAAAATATATACCCCTCAAAGATTCATCATGTGATTCACTAGAATGATCAACCTCTTCATCACATGTATTTCCCTTCTTTTTATTTCCAACCCTATCCATAAATGTGACCTCACCTGTAACTGATTTTGGCTTAGTAAATGTTCCAACTTGACTATTAATTTCAAATGCAAACACAGATAACTCAAATGCATACACATCATTCGTAAAGGGTTTTAAATCTTCATCTAAACTACCACCATCATGTTTCCACCATATTTTTACAGCCTTAACATCAAACTCTGAGTCAATCCCATTGATTAAATTACATGCTTCAAAATATGACCAATAATCAAGATCTTGTCCACTATATGCATACTTACCCACCCTCATATCTTAAGTAAGAGGCTTATTGTAGAACACCACCTTAAATAAATCTATATCATGTACATAACACTTGAGGTTAAATTTGTTCAAGTTAAGTCAAATACGATATGCATTATAAATACAGTTAACATACGACCCATATTAAACAAACACAACTAGAAAATTCGCATTTAGAGACTGAATTAGAGACCTACAAAACTTAAAAATTGACCACTATAACGTTTAGCAACTAACACTTCTCGGTTGAAAGAGTGTTAGTCGCTAACCTTTAGTGATATATTTAGTAAACGAAATTTAGCGACTAATTTTATGAATGAACTAGCAACCGAATTTGTGACTGATTTTAGTTGATTAAAAGCGCgtgaaataaaattaaaatttcaATCCCATATTGGAATCAAACCATTGACCTTGATTATGTGGGAACACGGCTAACCAGTGGGATAAACAATTTTACTTATTAATTATATATTGAAACTTATTATTAAAAAAAtctataaaattaaaaaaaagacGGAGACCGGAATCAACCCCAAATTTTTGGTTTGGAAAACATAAAACACACTAGGACATGGCGCTGTCTACCGTCACGTAAGCGACTACACATTCCACATTTTTTTCCTTCAATTTCAGCCATTTAACAGTGATTTTAAACCGCCCCAAATTTTCCATATTATTTTGTGACGGTTTAAAACCGTCGCAAAAAGGTtgaaaccaaaaaaaaaaactgaaaaaTTTGCGTCTTTATAAAACCGCCGCTATTATGGTGGTTTAAAACCATCACTAAATATttaaaacagaaaaaaaaaaaCACTATTTTTTCCAATCTCATAAGTGAGAGACCTCTTAAAGTATGTCACTGTAGACAAGAGTCCTAGGATATATAGTTTTAGATTCAAATAACATTTTAAATAATTGTTCTAATTGTTTTTTTTAAGCATTTTAATTGTTAATAATATATTATCATTTATATCAATTGGTATAATGGAAATAAAATTAATTCTTATATATATCACTAAAAGACAATTTTATATTAATTAGAATAATTTCACTAAACTTAATATAGACaactaaaaataaaaattacTAGTGATTGAATATGAAGACGAAATACCCAATCACAAAATTGCAATTGTTAATTTGATGCCTAATATAATTTTGTGACCGATTTGACgatatttaaaatttattaaatTTCGGTGATTATAGTTATCAAGATTTTCAATTACTAATTTGACCActaaaaacaatttttttttgtgGTGAATCAAGACCTACATTGCTATGTTCAAATATTTATAATGGAAAACATATGATATAACACTTGGATAAAAGTGATGGATAAAGAAACTctaaaataatattaaaaaaattaataaattgaATAAACATGTGGATCAACTTGAAATGCAGTGGAAAAACCATAACAGAATCATAAGATACTGTTTGGAAATGTCTCAATGGAACCACCAGCATTCGATAACTTCAATAAAACAACTGCACCTACACAACAATGTTTTCCCCTTCTCTTTGTACTCGACTACcaatgacaaatttcaacttgGTGATGCAATAATTCGAACAAACTATACACCAATGGAGCAAAGCTAGAAGAAGAAATAAAATGTAAATGGTAGATTTTCAAATGTTTGAATGCTTATAACCCtttaaaaatatatttgattacttaataataaataaattttattcCATCAAAAATTATATTGACAACGTAATTATCTGTCAAAGATAAAAGTTATGTCACATGTTTCTTCTACATCGATCTCATCATTAATTgaataaattttttataaaaaaattattatttaattataGGGACTAAAAACACACATTTAATctttaaaataaattaaaaagtttttattattttattattttataaattttgtttttaaaattaaaaaaaataatttaaaatcaTCTAAAATGTTCAATTTTCAAATTGGCTGACAGAAAATTAACTAAGACAAACATAGTTGCATTCCCAATTTCAGATAAGTACTAGTACTATAATCCTTGTGTTTTTCACAGCAGAAAGAATTCTTATCCTAAGCTTTAATTACAATATGCATGATCCTGATTTCATGCTCTAGATATAAATAAATCTGAAAACATTACCTCGAATAAAATGAGATATATCTACATTATTAAACCTAACAAAGGAAAACATGGCCTCTTAAATGTTGAGTACCAAATGATCATTGATTCTGGGATAGCATGGCCATACCCATTCTCTTGTGTCAGAATTATAGGGCTGCCACATGCACCATGTGGTCCTGGAAAAGGTAGCTGTGCTAGATATTAAGGTCACCATAACgttaatttttttttcaattaaagCTGGATCTCTACCAAACATAATGCCAAACTACAATATTATTAATATTTGCTTAAAAAATATCTTGATGTTAATGAACTCTAATTACATACGCACAAGTAATTTTGAAGATTCCACGGAAATTGATAAAAACATATATGTGTAACAAAGTTAAGTGGCCGCATCTATCAAACCTAAATAAGGTAATGTAATTTATTGCATACTAATTTGGTTCAAAACTATTAGTAAACAATTTCATCTAATCTTGAATTAACAATTGTTTTAAGGCATGAGATGTAAACTTCCAACAAACAACGTCCTTCACGTTGTTGAAGTTTCACAATCTAAAATCTTTGATTATGACTCTCCATTCTTTAAAGGGTCACCACCATAATTCCATGCCATCATTTCAACTCATAATGTCCACAAAGTTGAACCGTACTGTAGGAAAAATATCACTAACTACAAACTACTTTTTTTCTATCTATTTATTTGTCGCCATTTTCTTTCAatcaatattttttttataaattaaatcAATCCTCACATGGAGGGAACAAACTTGAAAACCCAAATAATAAATAAGACAATGACGTTTTGCAGCCTGAATTTCAAAAGGGAAGTCACCTCTTTCCCGTCCCTAATTCCTGATCCCTGTTCTGTTGCCTCACAATTCAACCATGATTTAAGGGACATTTGACTGAGTGCAGTTAGAAAATACCACTTTTCTGACCATCACAAATTCGTATCGGAATTCAATTTAAGGCTTTTCTGATATAAAATGAGAAGAAAAATATATATgtaatataaaataattttacattatcaaatcatatttttaattttatatttgataaaattaaattttaaattttttaattgaATATATGTACACTACTTTTAATCGAATATTACATTATAATAGCATTTGTAATCATAATTCTTGAAAAAACATTTGTAATAACAATTTATAAGATTCAAATATAAAATTAAGTACCATCTGTGGGCTAATTTACATGATAGTCATACAATCTCATTGCTATATATAAAATCATCAGTAAATTTACAAAAATCAGATAATTCTAAACATCTGGTTCGACTTCGCCTCCCCAGCCATAACTTTACCCTTAGAAACTCAATCATACTTTGAAATATAAAAAAAGAAAAGTATTTAACATTATAAAAATATttctatataatatatatatttttctcgTCTGTCAATATAGGATAGTAATGAAATTCCACGTCAGCATAATCTCCAATCCAAGCGAACCTCAGCGGGTCCATGCACGTGCTGACTTGGTTTCCTGAATGATACAATGTGACTACTGACCATGAAAGCGGTTACACGTTCCGAAACTCTAACATCTTCCATCTTTAATTCCTGCAACCTAAGCACGTACTCTGGCACGTGCACTAGGTCCCACACAACGCATACACCTCCCGGTTTCATCACTCTCACCATCTCCGCCACCGCTCTCATCCTCTCCGCCGCCGCCTCCGCCGTTTTCTGTCCGTACTCTTTCCCTACAGTATGAACAAACACGCCGGAAACCACCACATCGAAGTAATTATCCGGAAACGGCAATCGACGTGCATCTCCCTCACGACACGTCACGTATTCTCCGACGCCTTCCATTTTCGCAGACCGGAGAGTTGACAGCGTAGTCCGTTTCGATCTGTCAAGGCCGACGACACGGCCGGAGCTTCCTTCTTTCTTCAGCTGCGTCGCGACGGCGTTGAGGAGGATCCCGCGGCCGCAGCAACCTAAATCGAGAGCAAGTTTCACGGAGGACCAGTCGTTAACAGCGGAAACGATCCTCTGTGC containing:
- the LOC127086395 gene encoding uncharacterized protein LOC127086395, which encodes MGKSTNHSKEWTQMNSIYGMEQWQTLIFLLCQAILLSVLSVLYLVYFNSICGLFESVISGTTVARFAAGFTGSVTALSAVCLFFAAANFFYSAIPLHYDMAQRIVSAVNDWSSVKLALDLGCCGRGILLNAVATQLKKEGSSGRVVGLDRSKRTTLSTLRSAKMEGVGEYVTCREGDARRLPFPDNYFDVVVSGVFVHTVGKEYGQKTAEAAAERMRAVAEMVRVMKPGGVCVVWDLVHVPEYVLRLQELKMEDVRVSERVTAFMVSSHIVSFRKPSQHVHGPAEVRLDWRLC